DNA from Desulfarculus baarsii DSM 2075:
GCCGCCAAGGGCCTGGCCAGCCAGCGCCAGCGGGCCGTGGATCACTGCCAAAGCGAGTTTCTGCTCTTTGTCGACGCCGACGACCGCCTGGCGACCGATTGCGCGGCCACGCTCTGGGAGGACATGCGCGCCAACGGCTACGCCGCGGTGCAGGCCCGCCTGGGCGTCTGGCGGCCGCAAAGCTATTGGCAAAAGGCGGCCGACGCCCTGTGGCGGCTCTGCCTGTTCACGCCTGGCCCGACCAACATGGTGGGCCGGCCGGCCCTCTACCGGCGCGAGGCCCTGGCCAGGGCCGGCCTGGACATCTCCTTTGACGGGGTGGGCAATGAAGACGCCGCCCTGAGCATCCGCCTGGAGCGGCTGGGCTATGGCCAGGGCGTGGGCAGGGGCCTCAGCCTGCGCCGCCAGCCGGCCAGTTTCGCGGAAAACCTGGCCGCCTGGCGCAAATACGGCCGGGGCGACGCGCAATTGATCAGGCGTTATCCGGCCAAGCGGGCGGCGGTGTTGTCCCATCTGCTGGTGAACTATCCGCTGCGCAGAAGCTGGCGTCTGGCGCGCCGGGGCGCGGGGCGCTACGCCGGCTATTGCCTGGCCATGGGCCTGTTCCGCTTTTTTTTCATGGCCGTGGCCCTGACGCCCGGGCTTTCCGCAAAAGCGAAGGAGAAGAAATGAAAATCGAACGGGTGTTGTTGCTCAACCCCCCCGACCCCAGCTTGTGGGCCGACGGTCGATCCGGCTACTCCTATTTCGAGCCGCCGCTTGGCTTGATGTATGTCTTTGATTATCTGCGCAAAAACACCAGCTTGACCGTCAAGTTGGTCGACCTGAGCATCGAGATGCGCTTTGAGGGGAAAAGCTCCCTGCCGGCGCTGCTCGACGATCTGCTGGCCGATTTTCGGCCCGACATGGTGGCCATCGCCACGCTTTATTACAACAGCCTGCACATCTTTCACGCCCTGGCCGGGATGATCAAGCAGCGGGCCCCCCAGGCCGTCGTGGTCATGGGCGGTCACTATCCCACACACATGACCCGCGAGTGCCTGGCCGACGTCAACGTGGATTACGCCGTGCTCTCCGAGGGCGAGTTGGGCCTGGGCGGACTGATCGAGGCCCTCAACGCCGGCCGCGACCCGGCCCAGGTGGAGGGCCTGGCCTTTACCCGCGACGGCGTGCTGACGCGCAACGCTCGGCGCAATTTCTGGAAAGGCTTCGCCGAGGCCGGCCGGCTGTCCTGGGAGCAGGTTCGTTTCGACCACTACTTCAAGGACAGCCGCAACGTGCTGCACCGCGTCCGCGAGGCCGGCGAACTGCGCATCGCGGCCATCACCGCCAGCCGCGGCTGCCCTTATCACTGCGCCTTTTGTTCTTCGCAAAACATGTGGCGCGGGCATTGGCGCAGACGGCGGGTGGCGCTGGTCATCGACGAGATACGTTTTCTCATGGACCGGCACGGGGTCAACACCATCGTCTTCAACGACGAAAACATCAGCGTCAACCGCGCCTGGTTCCTGGAGCTGCTCGGCGAACTGGCCAAGCTGGGCGTCACCTGGATCTCGGGCGGCGGGCTTTCCGTGCGCAGCCTCGACGACCCGCGAGTGGTCGACGAGATGTATCGTAGCGGGGTGGGGCTTTTCAACCTGGCTTTCGAATCCACCAGCGATCGCACCCTGCGGCGCATCGGCAAGGCCCTGACTACCGAGGAGTCGGCCAGGGTCATCGAACTGGTGCGCCAACGCGGTGACGGCTACGTCACCGGCTTTTTCATCTCGGGCTTTCCCTTCGAGACCATGGCCGACGTGCGCGACAACCTCGACCGGGCCGGCGCGCTGGACATCGACTGGAAATGCTACTATTGCTTCCAGCCGTTTCCCGGCGCGCCGCTTTACGAACAATGCCTGCAAGAGGGCCTCATCGAGGCCTTCGACGCCAACTATGGCGAAAAT
Protein-coding regions in this window:
- a CDS encoding glycosyltransferase family 2 protein, with product MTHNANTPNRDDVAWFLERLTVYICTFNEHDNIGPCVAAVRANGCRRVVVVDASPDERTAQAARAAGAEVLRAAKGLASQRQRAVDHCQSEFLLFVDADDRLATDCAATLWEDMRANGYAAVQARLGVWRPQSYWQKAADALWRLCLFTPGPTNMVGRPALYRREALARAGLDISFDGVGNEDAALSIRLERLGYGQGVGRGLSLRRQPASFAENLAAWRKYGRGDAQLIRRYPAKRAAVLSHLLVNYPLRRSWRLARRGAGRYAGYCLAMGLFRFFFMAVALTPGLSAKAKEKK
- a CDS encoding B12-binding domain-containing radical SAM protein, with the translated sequence MKIERVLLLNPPDPSLWADGRSGYSYFEPPLGLMYVFDYLRKNTSLTVKLVDLSIEMRFEGKSSLPALLDDLLADFRPDMVAIATLYYNSLHIFHALAGMIKQRAPQAVVVMGGHYPTHMTRECLADVNVDYAVLSEGELGLGGLIEALNAGRDPAQVEGLAFTRDGVLTRNARRNFWKGFAEAGRLSWEQVRFDHYFKDSRNVLHRVREAGELRIAAITASRGCPYHCAFCSSQNMWRGHWRRRRVALVIDEIRFLMDRHGVNTIVFNDENISVNRAWFLELLGELAKLGVTWISGGGLSVRSLDDPRVVDEMYRSGVGLFNLAFESTSDRTLRRIGKALTTEESARVIELVRQRGDGYVTGFFISGFPFETMADVRDNLDRAGALDIDWKCYYCFQPFPGAPLYEQCLQEGLIEAFDANYGENFHAPQLKHIDYTPQELFDENYRANLRFNFLANRNLALGSPAALEQARRDFTYVLDMAPTHVFAWLGLATIAQRQRRPDLAGQYLAKARHGLANDSFDWANYLQGFGMSLDAPADGPGGGWADHFVAAQGHA